A portion of the Aerosakkonema funiforme FACHB-1375 genome contains these proteins:
- a CDS encoding McrC family protein → MSAVPPRVIELVEYSPVLLGRSEIPDAVGEALWRNYETQVAVDFPSPKTGNRWRLTARGWVGHIPLTPDFHLALRPKVQLGNLLGMLEYAYELKSFYFLEGLFDCQTLEDFYERLADILANRILNRGRQGFYCAYLPKTEYLPYVRGRINVREVISKPWDVKVQCDYEEHTADVEENQILAWTVWCIARSGLCTERVLPTVRRAYHLLQGLVTLQPKSPQVCVGRQYNRLNEDYRLLHALCRFFLEQSGPSFEMGERSMLPFLVDMARLYERFVAEWLKAHRETILLPQDLDIKSQERLYVGQGIYFDIDLVLQDVATGVAKYVLDTKYKVPTAPASSDIAQVVAYAEATGCEEAILVYPTSLIEPLDIRVGRIIIRSLTFSLAGDLEQAGYIFLQDLLGAGLLYNQAFS, encoded by the coding sequence ATGAGTGCAGTACCGCCACGGGTAATTGAGTTAGTTGAGTATAGTCCGGTGCTGTTGGGGCGGTCGGAAATTCCCGATGCGGTGGGGGAAGCTTTGTGGCGCAATTATGAGACACAGGTAGCTGTGGATTTCCCTTCTCCTAAGACTGGGAACCGATGGCGACTAACTGCACGAGGATGGGTGGGACATATCCCGTTAACGCCTGATTTCCACTTGGCATTGCGTCCAAAAGTGCAATTGGGTAATCTCCTGGGGATGTTGGAATATGCTTATGAACTCAAGAGTTTTTATTTTTTAGAAGGGCTTTTTGATTGTCAGACTCTAGAGGATTTTTATGAGCGATTGGCTGATATTTTAGCTAATCGAATTCTTAACCGAGGTCGTCAAGGATTTTATTGTGCTTATCTGCCTAAAACTGAGTATTTACCTTATGTAAGAGGACGCATTAATGTGCGAGAGGTTATTAGTAAACCTTGGGATGTTAAGGTGCAGTGCGATTATGAAGAACACACGGCAGATGTTGAAGAAAATCAGATTTTAGCTTGGACTGTTTGGTGTATTGCTCGTAGCGGTTTGTGTACGGAACGGGTGTTACCAACTGTGCGCCGAGCTTATCATTTGTTACAGGGTTTGGTGACTTTGCAGCCAAAGAGTCCACAAGTTTGTGTGGGGCGACAGTACAACCGTTTGAATGAAGATTATCGATTATTACACGCACTTTGTCGATTCTTTTTGGAGCAAAGTGGGCCAAGTTTTGAGATGGGGGAGCGATCGATGTTACCCTTTTTGGTTGATATGGCGCGGCTATACGAACGATTTGTAGCTGAGTGGTTGAAAGCACATCGGGAAACTATTTTATTACCGCAGGATTTAGATATTAAATCTCAAGAAAGATTGTATGTCGGTCAAGGTATATATTTTGATATTGATTTGGTGTTGCAAGATGTGGCAACGGGGGTAGCTAAATATGTGTTGGATACTAAGTACAAAGTTCCTACTGCTCCTGCGTCGAGTGACATTGCTCAGGTGGTAGCTTATGCAGAGGCGACGGGATGTGAAGAGGCGATTTTGGTGTATCCGACATCTTTAATTGAGCCGTTGGATATTAGGGTTGGTAGGATTATAATTCGGAGTTTGACTTTTTCTTTGGCAGGGGATTTGGAGCAGGCGGGTTATATATTTTTGCAGGATTTGCTTGGTGCTGGCTTATTATATAATCAAGCATTCTCTTAG
- a CDS encoding NACHT domain-containing protein: protein MARKSLRVDPEKLEKVKRAFERTGWTQDELASEVDLRTRQPIGKFLSGKTVERKYFQEICFKLDLDWKEVAHLPKNAESEPEEKEQSNAPPPQDVESELAEKALDNSWDIDILVQKAGTLQVSPDKLEQVKQALENFPSVIQAKGDFEREKAVLQEKKRRQGYLDKQDEMRLNQKNLSLAEKFKTLANKIKLAIQSIEQFFAGEPIERDVFINICSKLKQEWRSILDIDFLRVIVEVVPQIRSHYYNKIQDQCGTLRILDVARPIELDDLYVHVNILDEPISYARLERSDFPQIYNPTTDEFNRWCLGNVRNPEIPGLEVIENHSKLMVLGRPGAGKSTFLQHIAIQCNQGQLQADRVPIFIRLKTFAEDASDREDFSLLHYISQQLDSCGIVKQSVTDKILNYGRALILLDGLDEVPEEDGDEVVKQIRRFCEKYYKNQFIISCRIAAQHYKFPNFTDVEVSDFNDEQIEDFAKKWFIAVDKNSEEEGKEKATRFIEKLNLPENQPIREIAVTPILLILTCLVFQSKTEFPSNRAKLYEEGLEILLIKWDESRGIERDNAYKNLSALRKKQLLSQVAAITFERGDYFLEQDKLQQLIANYLRTLPDANTDPIQLQLDSEAVLKSIAVQHGLLVERAQRIYSFSHLTFQEHFTARAIIDSLNPLALNRLVSHITKRSWREVFLLAVGMMQPADQLLLSMKQQIDELVADDKLQQFLAWVNQKSLAVQVADKPTVRAFYLTFILGLDHFHVQQLDQALNNALVSASVLDDAINYACVINATKISSDAIIFNNPIGKAFNDAYSEFCSLKNDLALAFDLAHNLAHNFNRELVNALHPKFNLKLTHSLQQLKNKLPDPNTDEEKFIEWWQNNGQLWTDKLKLVMIEYRDLGQKSQFSEYQKKLLQQYYYANKLLVDCLNSGCEGSPKVREEIKHTLLLPISESKTKKHNI, encoded by the coding sequence ATGGCAAGGAAATCGCTTCGGGTAGATCCAGAAAAACTAGAAAAGGTAAAAAGGGCTTTTGAGCGCACAGGATGGACGCAAGACGAACTGGCGAGTGAGGTAGATCTACGTACTCGCCAGCCAATTGGTAAGTTTCTTAGCGGCAAGACTGTTGAGCGTAAATACTTTCAAGAAATCTGCTTCAAGCTCGATCTAGATTGGAAAGAAGTTGCTCATTTACCCAAAAACGCTGAATCTGAACCAGAGGAGAAAGAGCAGAGTAATGCTCCTCCACCCCAGGATGTTGAATCTGAGCTAGCTGAGAAGGCACTGGACAATAGCTGGGATATTGATATCTTGGTGCAGAAGGCAGGAACCCTCCAGGTATCTCCAGACAAGCTCGAACAAGTAAAACAGGCTCTTGAAAATTTTCCGTCGGTAATTCAGGCTAAAGGAGATTTTGAACGCGAAAAAGCGGTGCTTCAGGAAAAAAAGCGTCGCCAAGGATATCTGGATAAGCAAGATGAAATGAGGTTAAATCAAAAAAATCTGAGTTTGGCAGAGAAGTTTAAGACACTGGCAAATAAGATTAAATTAGCTATCCAGTCAATCGAGCAATTTTTCGCAGGTGAGCCAATTGAGCGTGATGTCTTTATCAATATTTGTTCAAAGCTAAAGCAGGAATGGCGTTCAATTCTGGACATTGATTTTTTGAGAGTTATTGTCGAGGTAGTACCACAGATACGTTCGCACTACTACAACAAAATTCAAGACCAGTGCGGCACTTTGCGGATATTGGATGTTGCTCGACCGATTGAGTTAGATGACCTCTATGTTCATGTCAACATTTTGGATGAACCAATTAGTTACGCACGATTAGAGCGTTCTGACTTTCCGCAAATCTATAACCCAACAACTGATGAATTTAATCGGTGGTGCTTGGGCAATGTTCGTAATCCAGAAATACCAGGTCTAGAGGTTATAGAAAATCACTCTAAGTTAATGGTTCTGGGCAGACCAGGAGCAGGTAAAAGCACCTTTTTACAACACATAGCTATCCAATGTAATCAAGGTCAGTTACAAGCTGACCGAGTGCCAATTTTTATCCGGTTAAAAACTTTTGCTGAAGATGCTAGCGATAGAGAAGACTTTAGCCTATTACACTACATTAGCCAACAATTAGATAGCTGTGGCATTGTGAAACAATCGGTAACAGACAAGATACTAAATTACGGTAGAGCGCTGATTTTACTTGATGGTTTGGATGAAGTGCCAGAAGAGGATGGTGATGAAGTTGTAAAACAAATTCGCCGATTTTGTGAAAAGTATTACAAAAATCAGTTTATTATCAGTTGTCGGATTGCTGCTCAACATTATAAATTTCCCAACTTCACTGATGTTGAAGTATCAGATTTTAATGATGAGCAAATTGAGGATTTTGCTAAAAAGTGGTTTATAGCGGTTGACAAAAATTCAGAGGAAGAGGGTAAAGAAAAGGCAACTCGATTTATAGAAAAGCTAAATCTTCCTGAAAACCAGCCTATTCGGGAAATTGCCGTTACCCCTATTTTGTTAATTTTGACCTGTTTAGTTTTTCAATCCAAAACTGAATTCCCATCTAACCGAGCCAAGCTATATGAAGAAGGGCTAGAAATTTTACTGATAAAATGGGATGAATCCAGGGGGATAGAACGGGATAATGCTTATAAAAATTTATCTGCATTACGCAAAAAACAGCTACTAAGTCAGGTAGCAGCAATTACCTTTGAGCGTGGCGATTACTTTTTGGAGCAAGATAAACTACAGCAACTTATCGCAAACTATCTCCGCACCTTACCAGATGCCAATACTGACCCCATCCAATTGCAGCTAGATAGTGAAGCAGTGCTGAAATCCATTGCAGTCCAACATGGGCTATTGGTGGAGAGGGCGCAGCGAATTTATTCTTTCTCCCATCTGACTTTTCAGGAGCATTTTACTGCCAGAGCAATTATTGATAGTCTTAATCCACTCGCTTTGAATAGGTTGGTCAGCCACATAACCAAGAGAAGTTGGCGAGAAGTATTTTTACTAGCAGTTGGCATGATGCAACCAGCCGATCAGCTACTGTTATCAATGAAACAGCAGATTGATGAGCTTGTAGCTGATGATAAGTTACAACAGTTTCTAGCCTGGGTGAACCAAAAATCACTTGCAGTTCAGGTTGCTGACAAGCCGACTGTGAGAGCCTTTTACCTTACCTTTATTCTTGGTCTTGACCATTTCCATGTCCAACAACTTGACCAAGCTCTTAACAATGCTCTTGTCAGTGCCTCTGTCCTTGATGATGCCATTAATTATGCCTGTGTAATTAACGCTACCAAAATTTCCAGTGATGCAATTATTTTCAATAATCCTATTGGTAAGGCTTTTAATGATGCTTATAGTGAGTTTTGTAGCCTAAAAAATGATCTTGCCCTTGCTTTTGACCTTGCCCATAACCTTGCCCATAACTTTAATCGTGAACTGGTAAATGCCCTTCACCCTAAATTTAACCTTAAACTAACCCATTCGCTACAACAACTTAAAAATAAACTACCTGACCCGAATACAGATGAAGAAAAATTTATAGAATGGTGGCAAAATAACGGCCAGCTTTGGACGGATAAATTAAAGTTGGTGATGATTGAATATCGAGATTTAGGTCAGAAGAGTCAGTTCAGCGAGTACCAGAAAAAATTGCTTCAACAGTATTACTATGCTAATAAATTGTTGGTGGATTGCCTCAATAGTGGTTGTGAAGGGTCGCCCAAAGTGCGTGAGGAGATTAAGCATACGTTGTTATTACCAATATCGGAAAGTAAAACTAAAAAACATAACATCTAA